A genomic window from Punica granatum isolate Tunisia-2019 chromosome 2, ASM765513v2, whole genome shotgun sequence includes:
- the LOC116196724 gene encoding uncharacterized protein LOC116196724 isoform X3, producing the protein MEEGGKILKASLAEDEYGDTEMLDAEEGELVDPDIVNDPGQSNVHDSEGLKQEKESKNRRQRANKTKNKKKRSGPEPNVTDINRFVLDTCRRLREKKSYMVYTAVCCLGVFALSDLVREVDAIQACGGQMTADGKRQKTEAI; encoded by the exons ATGGAGGAGGGAGGAAAGATATTAAAGGCCAGTTTGGCAGAGGATGAATATGGAGATACTGAGATGCTTGATGCAGAGGAGGGTGAGTTAGTTGATCCCGATATTGTGAATGATCCTGGGCAGTCAAATGTTCATGATTCTGAGGGTTTAAAGCAAGAGAAGGAAAGCAAAAACCGCAGACAGAGGGCGAACAAGAcgaagaacaagaaaaagagGAGTGGCCCTGAGCCTAATGTCACAGATATTAACAG ATTTGTTCTTGATACTTGTAGAAGACTGAGGGAAAAGAAATCCTACATGGTGTATACTGCTGTCTGTTGTCTCGGGGTTTTTGCACTTAGTGACCTTGTCAGAGAG GTGGATGCAATTCAGGCTTGTGGAGGTCAGATGACTGCTGATGGGAAACGCCAAAAAACAG AGGCAATTTAA
- the LOC116196724 gene encoding uncharacterized protein LOC116196724 isoform X2: MEEGGKILKASLAEDEYGDTEMLDAEEGELVDPDIVNDPGQSNVHDSEGLKQEKESKNRRQRANKTKNKKKRSGPEPNVTDINRFVLDTCRRLREKKSYMVYTAVCCLGVFALSDLVREACGGQMTADGKRQKTGGGILWGIIKVREPNAYREIMKRAKEFERQFKPQNAVRAAVQGNKASPNPTSEGNPAGFPEASDGSPRVENRTGHPHADETPKPIKDRMRVPISYEDIIDDAEGTT, translated from the exons ATGGAGGAGGGAGGAAAGATATTAAAGGCCAGTTTGGCAGAGGATGAATATGGAGATACTGAGATGCTTGATGCAGAGGAGGGTGAGTTAGTTGATCCCGATATTGTGAATGATCCTGGGCAGTCAAATGTTCATGATTCTGAGGGTTTAAAGCAAGAGAAGGAAAGCAAAAACCGCAGACAGAGGGCGAACAAGAcgaagaacaagaaaaagagGAGTGGCCCTGAGCCTAATGTCACAGATATTAACAG ATTTGTTCTTGATACTTGTAGAAGACTGAGGGAAAAGAAATCCTACATGGTGTATACTGCTGTCTGTTGTCTCGGGGTTTTTGCACTTAGTGACCTTGTCAGAGAG GCTTGTGGAGGTCAGATGACTGCTGATGGGAAACGCCAAAAAACAGGTGGGGGGATACTCTGGGGCATCATCAAAGTAAGAGAACCGAATGCCTACAGAGAAATTATGAAGAGGGCCAAGGAATTTGAG AGGCAATTTAAGCCGCAGAATGCTGTACGAGCAGCAGTTCAAGGGAATAAGGCATCTCCAAATCCAACCTCAGAGGGAAATCCGGCTGGTTTTCCTGAGGCTTCTGATGGTTCTCCTCGGGTAGAAAATCGAACTGGGCACCCCCATGCTGATGAGACTCCGAAACCCATCAAGGATCGGATGAGAGTACCCATCTCATATGAGGACATAATAGATGACGCAGAGGGAACGACCTGA
- the LOC116197752 gene encoding 1-aminocyclopropane-1-carboxylate oxidase 1-like, protein MVSPSRLLHSSVAYVSRREFSNTMCSAVPIFPIAPKNPGLQPRGFSYHFKLKESKHQSKTKVPKKEMEIPVIDFSQLDGENRSKTMALLHNACEKWGFFKIENHGVNKDLMEKVKNLVNSHYENNLKASFYESEVVKSLGNGRTSNMDWESSFFISHRPKSNMDEFQNLSEDLRKAMDEYIAQLIELAEKLSELMCENLSLEKHHIKKAFSGKTGPSVGTKVAKYPKCPQPENVRGLREHTDAGGIILLLQDDQVPGLEFLKDGEWVQIPPSKNNAIFVNTGDQIEVLSNGRYKSALHRVMTIKDGSRLSIATFYNPAGDAIISPAQKLLYPNQFSFADYLKLYATTKFLDKEPRFESLKKMTSACNGVIV, encoded by the exons ATGGTTAGTCCTTCTCGGCTTCTCCATAGTTCCGTAGCCTATGTTTCCCGTCGAGAATTCTCGAATACTATGTGCAGTGCAGTCCCCATATTCCCCATTGCACCGAAGAATCCTGGGCTACAGCCTAGAGGG TTCAGCTACCACTTCAAACTGAAAGAAAGCAAGCATCAGAGCAAAACTAAAGTGCCCAAGAAGGAGATGGAGATCCCGGTCATTGACTTTAGCCAGCTCGATGGAGAGAACAGGAGCAAGACCATGGCTCTCCTCCATAATGCTTGTGAGAAATGGGGCTTCTTTAAG ATAGAGAACCATGGAGTCAACAAGGACTTGATGGAGAAGGTGAAGAATCTCGTGAACTCCCACTACGAGAACAACCTGAAGGCAAGCTTCTACGAGTCTGAGGTGGTGAAAAGTTTGGGAAATGGGCGTACCTCGAACATGGACTGGGAGAGCAGCTTCTTCATCTCGCATCGGCCAAAGTCCAACATGGATGAGTTCCAGAATCTCTCGGAGGATCTCCG CAAGGCAATGGACGAGTACATAGCTCAGCTGATCGAGCTTGCAGAAAAGCTCTCTGAGCTCATGTGTGAGAATCTCAGTCTGGAGAAGCACCACATAAAGAAGGCCTTCTCAGGAAAGACAGGCCCTTCTGTAGGCACGAAGGTGGCGAAATACCCCAAGTGCCCTCAGCCCGAGAATGTTAGAGGGCTTCGGGAGCACACTGATGCTGGTGGAATAATCCTTCTCCTCCAGGATGACCAGGTCCCGGGGCTTGAGTTCCTCAAGGATGGGGAGTGGGTCCAGATACCGCCTTCGAAGAACAATGCGATCTTTGTGAACACGGGGGATCAGATTGAGGTTCTCAGCAACGGAAGGTACAAAAGTGCCCTGCACAGGGTCATGACCATTAAGGATGGAAGCAGGCTCTCAATCGCCACATTCTATAACCCTGCAGGGGATGCCATAATTTCTCCGGCTCAGAAGCTATTATACCCAAATCAGTTCAGCTTTGCAGACTACCTGAAATTGTATGCTACCACCAAGTTCCTGGACAAAGAACCACGGTTTGAGTCCTTGAAGAAGATGACTAGTGCCTGTAACGGCGTCATTGTCTAG
- the LOC116196280 gene encoding uncharacterized protein LOC116196280, with translation MATYLQSQCRPTPRFPLVLAGLYASSTANSVNAYCSSAPSSAPRITQKWKTIGKTPRRLVLGFGASFWAQSLNMSAPFGGSGKFLASARPSSSIDQVLKNVEWPEQFPFKDEDFLRFDESPDSLFYEAPRFVTHIDDSAIRALTKYYSEVLPPSNTPGVSILDMCSSWVSHYPAGYKQERIVGMGMNEDELKRNPVLTEYVVQDLNVNPNLPFEDNSFDVITNVVSVDYLTKPLDVFREMRRILKPGGLAIMSFSNRCFWTKAISIWTSTGDTDHVMIIGAYFHYTGGFEPPQAVDISPNPGRSDPMYIVYSRKLNTA, from the exons ATGGCAACTTATCTCCAAAGCCAATGTAGACCGACTCCGAGGTTTCCCCTTGTTTTGGCGGGTCTCTATGCTTCTTCGACTGCCAATTCGGTAAATGCATACTGTTCCTCTGCTCCCAGCTCTGCTCCTCGCATTACCCAGAAGTGGAAGACTATCGGCAAAACTCCTCGTCGACTGGTACTGGGATTCGGAGCCTCTTTCTGGGCCCAGTCCTTGAACATGTCCGCCCCATTTGGCGGGAGCGGGAAGTTCCTCGCCTCTGCAAGACCTTCTTCCTCCATTGACCAG GTTTTGAAGAATGTCGAATGGCCGGAGCAATTTCCCTTCAAGGACGAAGATTTTCTGCGTTTTGACGA GTCACCAGATTCTTTATTCTATGAGGCTCCTCGTTTTGTAACACATATTGATGACTCAGCAATTCGTGCATTAACTAAATACTATTCGGAAGTTCTTCCTCCCAGTAACACTCCTGGAGTTAGCATCCTAGACATGTGCAGCAGTTGG GTGAGCCACTACCCAGCAGGATACAAGCAAGAGAGGATAGTGGGAATGGGTATGAATGAGGATGAGCTCAAGCGGAATCCT GTCCTGACGGAGTATGTTGTGCAAGACTTGAATGTGAACCCCAACCTTCCATTTGAAGATAATTCCTTTGACGTCATCACTAATGTG GTCAGCGTAGACTATTTGACAAAGCCTCTTGATGTCTTCAGGGAGATGCGTAGGATCCTTAAGCCAGGTGGCCTAGCAATAATGAG TTTTTCGAATCGTTGCTTCTGGACTAAAGCGATCTCTATATGGACATCAACTGGAGACACTGACCATGTCATGATCATCGGTGCATACTTTCATTATACTGGAGGTTTTGAACCTCCTCAG GCTGTGGATATCTCTCCAAATCCTGGGCGATCCGACCCAATGTACATTGTATATTCTAGGAAGCTCAATACAGcttga
- the LOC116196724 gene encoding uncharacterized protein LOC116196724 isoform X1, producing the protein MEEGGKILKASLAEDEYGDTEMLDAEEGELVDPDIVNDPGQSNVHDSEGLKQEKESKNRRQRANKTKNKKKRSGPEPNVTDINRFVLDTCRRLREKKSYMVYTAVCCLGVFALSDLVREVDAIQACGGQMTADGKRQKTGGGILWGIIKVREPNAYREIMKRAKEFERQFKPQNAVRAAVQGNKASPNPTSEGNPAGFPEASDGSPRVENRTGHPHADETPKPIKDRMRVPISYEDIIDDAEGTT; encoded by the exons ATGGAGGAGGGAGGAAAGATATTAAAGGCCAGTTTGGCAGAGGATGAATATGGAGATACTGAGATGCTTGATGCAGAGGAGGGTGAGTTAGTTGATCCCGATATTGTGAATGATCCTGGGCAGTCAAATGTTCATGATTCTGAGGGTTTAAAGCAAGAGAAGGAAAGCAAAAACCGCAGACAGAGGGCGAACAAGAcgaagaacaagaaaaagagGAGTGGCCCTGAGCCTAATGTCACAGATATTAACAG ATTTGTTCTTGATACTTGTAGAAGACTGAGGGAAAAGAAATCCTACATGGTGTATACTGCTGTCTGTTGTCTCGGGGTTTTTGCACTTAGTGACCTTGTCAGAGAG GTGGATGCAATTCAGGCTTGTGGAGGTCAGATGACTGCTGATGGGAAACGCCAAAAAACAGGTGGGGGGATACTCTGGGGCATCATCAAAGTAAGAGAACCGAATGCCTACAGAGAAATTATGAAGAGGGCCAAGGAATTTGAG AGGCAATTTAAGCCGCAGAATGCTGTACGAGCAGCAGTTCAAGGGAATAAGGCATCTCCAAATCCAACCTCAGAGGGAAATCCGGCTGGTTTTCCTGAGGCTTCTGATGGTTCTCCTCGGGTAGAAAATCGAACTGGGCACCCCCATGCTGATGAGACTCCGAAACCCATCAAGGATCGGATGAGAGTACCCATCTCATATGAGGACATAATAGATGACGCAGAGGGAACGACCTGA
- the LOC116197751 gene encoding uncharacterized protein LOC116197751, translating to MERWVPLFNIFLHSPTPETDASRWLQESFNAASAAPITTASFLSLLAEPQTAIISGSSSSSPMNPQTKRIMFMQTLPSSVQSRILSFLAFEHRRFSAGDLSKLARGILSSDGGTDFWVERAARHLFDVVSQSNCSRVLNSSSNSVEEGARNEFEHVPGWLGSMLGGKGTVFPWLPVSVEDCKAGCLVGSYDDDNDDSFINLSSQGEEDMVAVVNDVEVVNAVTDEDVPLDPEIRAIAEDLRVQFLNFESTSRTVALANEIRGLCLNERANSLAIFALIEPWRGDDETTSILISNLTDKIEEDELSWPSQVLCSFVLPKFMFSEDPASRLLLTSVIEFCKLHQRAAEYGLVLPLILRKDGITNNIGDITSRVIRECLHPAHVTALCQKLFCSRKEERRFMCLPCHRCFISDELVWTEWTFVLLQNILNHNVHFTQDCVDEIVSRVEELSERFSESLKFGNFLLCLVTKCSSSLVSHKLALINAVGRTDTLVTKPVLSKLSSL from the exons ATGGAGAGGTGGGTCCCACTGTTCAACATCTTCCTCCACTCCCCCACGCCGGAGACTGACGCTTCCCGGTGGCTGCAGGAGTCCTTCAACGCTGCTTCCGCCGCGCCGATCACCACTGCCTCCTTCCTCTCTCTGCTCGCGGAACCCCAAACTGCGATCATCTCCGGCTCGTCTTCATCGTCGCCGATGAATCCTCAAACGAAGAG AATCATGTTTATGCAGACTTTGCCCAGCTCAGTTCAGTCGCGGATACTGTCGTTCCTTGCTTTTGAGCACCGGAGGTTCTCTGCTGGGGATTTGTCGAAGCTTGCCCGAGGCATTCTGAGCAGCGATGGGGGGACTGACTTTTGGGTGGAGAGAGCCGCGCGTCACCTGTTCGACGTCGTGTCCCAATCAAACTGTTCACGTGTTCTTAACTCAAGTTCAAACTCTGTGGAAGAGGGTGCGAGAAATGAGTTTGAACATGTTCCGGGATGGCTAGGGAGCATGTTGGGTGGGAAAGGGACGGTCTTTCCCTGGCTTCCTGTATCTGTGGAAGATTGCAAAGCTGGATGTTTAGTTGGTTCATACGACGATGATAATGACGATAGTTTCATTAATTTATCGAGTCAGGGGGAAGAGGATATGGTGGCCGTAGTGAATGATGTGGAGGTGGTCAATGCTGTTACTGATGAGGATGTACCTTTGGACCCTGAAATTCGGGCCATTGCCGAGGATTTGAGAGTTCagtttttgaattttgagTCTACCAGCAGAACCGTGGCATTAGCAAATGAGATTCGTGGACTGTGCTTAAATGAAAGAGCTAATTCTCTGGCCATTTTCGCCTTGATTGAACCTTGGAGAGGTGATGATGAAACCACTTCCATTTTGATTTCGAATCTCACAGATAAAATTGAGGAAGATGAGCTTTCCTGGCCTAGTCAAGTTCTTTGCTCGTTTGTGCTTCCGAAATTTATGTTTTCCGAGGACCCAGCTTCTCGTTTGCTGTTAACTTCAGTAATAGAATTTTGTAAGCTTCATCAGAGGGCTGCTGAGTATGGACTTGTACTCCCTCTTATCCTCCGAAAAGATGGCATTACTAATAACATAGGTGACATAACTTCTCGGGTTATTCGAGAATGCCTGCATCCTGCTCATGTTACTGCTCTCTGTCAAAAGCTCTTTTGCAGCAGGAAAGAAGAGAGGAGATTCATGTGCCTTCCATGCCATCGATGCTTCATTTCAGATGAACTGGTTTGGACAGAATGGACGTTTGTTCTGCTTCAGAATATATTGAATCACAATGTTCATTTTACACAGGACTGTGTAGATGAGATTGTCTCACGGGTTGAGGAGCTATCTGAAAGGTTCTCCGAGTCTTTGAAGTTCGGAAACTTCTTGTTGTGTTTAGTGACCAAGTGTTCTTCCTCACTGGTGTCTCATAAGCTGGCATTAATTAATGCAGTTGGACGTACCGATACTCTCGTGACTAAGCCTGTTCTGTCTAAATTATCAAGCTTATAG
- the LOC116196281 gene encoding tetraspanin-2, translated as MGVSNNITAFLNFMAFLSSIPIIAAGIWLASKADNQCTHYFRWPIVILGTLVLLVSLAGFVGAYWNKQGLLAVYLFCMALLIGLLLIILIFAFVVTRPDGSYPVPGRAYREYRLEGFSSWLRNHLIDSEHWVKIRTCLAESDTCTKLNQGYITADQFFAARISPLQSGCCKPPTACGYSYVNPTVWTNPVNPNADTDCYVWNNDQSQLCYNCNSCKAGLLGNLRKEWRKANVILIVAVVVLIWVYLIACSAFRNAQTEELFHRYKQGWAR; from the exons ATGGGAGTGAGCAATAACATAACGGCCTTCCTGAACTTCATGGCCTTCCTCAGCTCCATCCCCATCATCGCCGCCGGCATATGGCTCGCCTCCAAGGCCGACAACCAGTGCACCCACTACTTCCGGTGGCCCATCGTCATCCTCGGAACCCTCGTCCTCCTCGTCTCCCTCGCCGGCTTCGTCGGCGCCTACTGGAACAAGCAGGGCCTCCTCGCCGTCTACCTCTTCTGTATGGCCCTCCTCATCGgcctcctcctcatcatcctcatcttcgCCTTTGTCGTCACCCGCCCCGATGGCAGCTACCCCGTCCCTGGCCGCGCTTACAGAGAGTATCGGCTCGAGGGGTTCTCCTCCTGGCTGAGGAACCACCTCATCGATTCCGAGCACTGGGTCAAGATTAGGACCTGCCTTGCCGAGTCCGATACCTGTACTAAGCTGAACCAGGGTTACATCACGGCCGATCAGTTCTTCGCTGCTCGCATCTCCCCTCTTCAG TCGGGATGCTGTAAACCTCCCACTGCGTGCGGCTACAGCTACGTGAACCCGACGGTGTGGACGAACCCGGTTAACCCGAATGCAGACACGGACTGCTACGTGTGGAACAATGACCAGAGCCAGCTCTGCTACAACTGCAACTCTTGCAAGGCCGGTCTCCTGGGGAACCTCCGGAAAGAGTGGAGGAAAGCGAACGTGATCCTGATCGTGGCCGTGGTGGTCCTCATCTGGGTCTACCTCATCGCGTGTAGCGCCTTCAGGAATGCCCAGACCGAGGAGCTCTTCCATAGGTACAAGCAAGGGTGGGCTAGATGA